CATACCATTCTCACGTAAAAATAAACGCTGGCTGGAAATATCTATTTCAACATATTTTAAGCTGTTCGAAAGTGTAGTTCCAGAAAGAAACCCAGGTCCGGTTATTAATTCAATATCATTATCACCATTAAGATCACCAGCCGCTAAATAAACCCCGCCTCTGAAATTTCTAGGATAAGGAAAAAAGTTTACGTTAGCCAGCGAGCCATCATAATTAAATCCCCGAACATGCGGACCGCCGCCTGAATTAGCCGCGGTAATAATTTCATCGTATCCATCTGAATCAATATCACCACAAGTTAAGTTAACCCCGCCTTGAAAACTACCATCATAGGCGTAGAAACCGGCCAGTTTATTTTTTTCTTGATCATAAACTTCCACAATCGGCCGACCATTTTTGTAGACAGCGGTTACTATTTCTTCTTTTAGATCATTTGTTAAATTTCCGCTGGCCACGGAGACACCGCCTCGGTGATTAAAATCAAATGGCCAGAAATCTTTGCCTAAGTTAATTCCACTGGCCGAGAATATTCTGACATGAGCTCCGCCTCCCGGTCCCGGACCGGTTATTATTTCAGAAACACCATCACCGGTTAAATCACCGCAAGCTACATTAACGCCGCCCCTAAAACTGGGAGCGTAAGCCATAAAGCTTTCTAGTTGCCGTCCCCTGTTATCAAAAACTTTAACGTTTGGACCACCCCCGGCCCCCGGACCAGTGATAATTTCAGAAACTCCATCACCGGTTAAATCACAACTGGCTACTTTTATGCCTTTTCTAAAACGCACGTCATAAGCCATAAAACTTTTATACTTATCTCCTTCACCAGCAAATATCTGTACGTTGGGGCCCCCTCCCGGTCCAGCCCCAACAATAATTTCATCAGACCCATCAGCGTCAACATCACCACTGGCCAGACGAACTCCACCTTTGAAGGATTTTAAAAAGCCAAAAAAACTAGAGGTTTGTAAATTATTTTCAAATATTTTAACTTCCGGTACAATACTGCCATAAGCCTTAACTTTTTTTGGACATAAAAAAATAACCCCTAGAACAAGGATTACCATTGTTAAAATAATATAAAATTTTTGATACCTAAAAGGCATATTTTTTGTTTTTGTTTTTAACACAAAGGTGAAAGCCAGAGGCCTTAAGATGCTTGATGGTTTTTGTAACCAGGAGGCACACAACAGGCCTCCGGCTAATTTGTGTTTTTGTTTTTGTTTCCTTTTAAAGGACTATACCATCATAATAGCATACATTTGCCAAAAAGTCAAGCTTAAGATAAATCTATTATTTCTCTAGAGATAACATTAATTCCTCTTTTTACTGATAAATAAAAATAAAAAAACCTGACTCTTTTAAAATAAGTCAGAGAGGCTTTAATTATAATGAACCGTTGAAGTAAGAAATTTTCTAAACTATTAATGAGGCTATAAACATTAGAGTTAAAGTTCCGCCAAAAATAAGCCTGAAAATATCATCCGGAAATTTCGGTTAACATAATTTTTAATAATAAAGAACCACTTATTCATTACTCTCCTCCTTTTTACTCTAAAATAAAATTATATAAAAATTTATTGATTAAATTGTTACCGTCCGCAACACTTTTTATACTTTTTACCGGAACCGCAGGGACAGGGATCATTCCGTCCAATTTTTTTGCCGTTTTTATTTTGCCGACGGCGATTTGATAAATTATCCGTCGGTTTTTCTCTTTTTTCTTTAGCGTGTTTAGATGGAGCCGATAAAACTTGTTTGCTCTTAGCCACCGGTGAAGCAGACATATTTTTAGCTAAAGGTATTTTATAAAGGCTGTAGATAATATGGGCATTTATGTTTGACAATAACCGGTTAAAAAGTTTGTATGACTCTTTTTTATATTCAACCAAGGGATCCTGTTGACCATAGCCCCTAAGACCAATACCGGTTCTAAGATGAGTCATCTGACTAAGGTGTTCAATCCATAAAGTGTCAATAGTTCTAAGTACAATACCTTTAATAATTCTAAAAAGATCATGGGGGCTATCCAGTTGATCAGACATTTGATCAAAAGATTTGTTCGCCAGTTTCATGAGGTACTTAACAATTCTTGTTCTTACTTCGGCCTTTTCCTTTTCACCAGCGTTAGAACTTTTTATCTCTTCCAATTTAATTCTTGATTCAATAGGTATGGGAAAAATAGTATCAACCACTTCATAAACTTCTTCTATATCCCATTCTTTTTTAGCCTCAGGAGCTGTGTGGAAATAAACCACTCTTTCAATTTCATCTTCAACTATCAACATCATTTTATCCTTTAATTTATCTCTTTTCATAGTAAGAAATTCTTTTCTTTTTTTATACAAAACTTGACGATGCTTATTCATCACGTCATCGTATTCTACTAAATGTTTTCGAATATCAAAATTACGCGACTCAACTTTTTTCTGCGCTTTTTCTATAGAGCGAGAAATCATTTTGTTTTCAATTGGCATATCATCAGGGACTCCTAATCGATTCATAACATTTTTCATTCTGTCCGAGCCAAAAATACGCATTAATTCATCTTCCAAAGATATAAAAAATTGCGAAGAACCAGGATCACCCTGACGGCCGGAACGACCCCGAAGTTGGTTATCAATGCGGCGCGATTCATGCCTCTCTGTACCAATTACCTTAAGCCCACCCAATTCTTTTATTTCTTGGGCCTTTTCTTTATTAAAAGGCTGGCCGCCTAAAACTATATCCACTCCCCGACCGGCCATGTTAGTAGCCACTGTCACGGCTTTTTTTCGGCCAGCTTGGCGGATAATCTGGGCTTCTTTTTCGTGATTTTTAGCGTTTAATAATTCATATTTAATGCCTTCTCTTTCCAAAAGCTCCCCTAATAACTCATTTTTTTCAATAGAAATAGTGCCCACCAAGACTGGCTGGCCGACTTCATAATCACGTTTAATTTCCCTTAGTATAGCTTTAAATTTACCTTTCTCAGTTTTATAAATACTGTCATTAAGGTCTTCCCTGACCATGGGTTCGTTGGTCGGGATAACCACCACGTCCAAATCATAAATTTTGTGAAATTCTTCGGCTTCAGTAGCGGCCGTACCAGTCATACCGGATAACTTATCGTATATGCGAAAATAATTTTGAAAAGAAATAGTAGCTAAAGTTTGGGATTCATTTTTAATTTCTACGTCTTCTTTAGCTTCTATAGCCTGGTGCAAGCCTTCCGAAAAACGTCGCCCCGGCATTAAACGACCGGTAAATTCATCAACAATCACAATTTCTCCTTCTTTAATTACATAGTCCTTATCTTTTTTAAATAAGGCGTGGGCTTTTAAAGCCTGTTCAATATGATGAACCATTTCAATACCGCCAGCCTGGTAAATATTATCCATATTCAGCCAGTTTTCCATTTTACTAATCCCCTCTTCGGTTAAAGTAGCGGCTTTCATTTTTTCGTCAACATTATAATCCGGACCTTCCTCAAGTTGGGGAATTAATTTGGCAAATTTATAGTATTTGTCAGCTGATTCTTCAGCCGGAGCCGAAATAATTAAAGGAGTTCTAGCCTCATCAATCAAAATACTATCAACCTCATCAATAATGGCATAATGAAGAGATCGTTGCACCATGTATTTAATATCCGGTACCATATTATCACGCAAATAATCAAAGCCAAACTCATTATTGGTGCCATAAGTTATATCAGCTTGATAAGCTTCTCGGCGACTAACTGGCTTTAAATGAGAGATACGCTCGTCCCCTAACTCTTTGTCCTCAAAATCGGGATCATAAATAAAAGCCCCGTCATGAATAATACAGCCACAGGAAAGACCTAAATTTTGATATACCGGGCCCATCCAGCCACAGTCTCGTCGGGCCAAATAATCATTAACCGTAACCAAATGACAACCCTGGCCGGTTAAGGCGTTTAATGATAAAGCTAGGTTAGCGGCTAAGGTTTTACCCTCGCCGGTTTTCATTTCAGCTATTTTACCCTGGTGCATAACTATACCGCCAATTAGCTGCACATCAAAGTGTCTCATATTAACTTTTCGTCTGGAAACTTCGCGGACCATAGCAAAAACATCCGGCAAATAATCCTCCAACCGGCTTTTATCTTTTTTTATTTTATTTTTAATATCTTTGGCTTTTTTAGCAAAGTCCTCATTTTTATATTTCTTATACTGGCTTTCTAATTCATTAATTTTGTCCACTGTTGGCTGCAATTTTTCTATTACTTTTTTATTAGGATCACCAAAGATTTTGGATAATAATGACATATTTAAAATTCCTTAAAACCTTTCCCTAAGTTTACCAAAAAAACCACCTAAATTCAAGCTTAAATTAAAAAGCCTTTAATAATTGTCTGGCTAAGAACTATTTAATTTTGCCTAAAATTACTAATTAATCCAATCAGAAAAGGGATTAAAGCCAATTGCAGGAAAATTCCTACCATACCAAGATTTAAAGCACTGAATAAAAAAATAAAGGGATTTCCCGAGAGAAAGACCCAGGCTGTTAAAAATAAAACAACCCGCCCTAAAATCATAGCCAAAACAATTGAGGTAAAGCTATTTAATTCTTTTTCTCGAAAGTATCCGGCCCAAAAACCGTAAGCCGCTAACTCCAGTGTCATTACAGGAATTAGAGCCAAGCTGGGCCTACCTGATAATGCAAAAACAATAACCGGGCTTAAACCTCCGACTATAAAGCCGGTTTTTTTACCAAAAATTAACCCGCCAGCTAAAACAAAAAAATGCATCGGCAAAAAAATATTGCCGGCCAATTGGTATTGGTGGGCTATCATTGGCATGGCTATGGTTAAAGATATAAAAATAATAATAACTAGAGCTTGCTTTAAAGCACTAATTTTTATAATTGGTTTTTCTAAAATATTTTCTTTCATATATTTTTTAAATTATTATTAATTAATGGTTTAATAAGACGGGCAAATTTTTTCATATCTTTTTTAAAATGAGCCTGAGCTATTTTTTTAAAGCCTTGGTTTAGGTTTATAACTATTTTTTTATTTGATAAATAAATAATAATTTTTAAATCACCAGCTTTTTTCAAGATGATACTGCTGCATCCGACTGTACAGCCGCTAGACAGCTGCAGTCCGTCAATCAAACAAGAGTAAGGTGTTTTTAATGGATTATAAATAACTATCTTTTCAATCTTACCGAAATGACTTTTGACCAACTGGCCAATAATATAACCAGTCACAGCATAGGGACCAATATGACCGTGAAATTTTCTAATTTTTTCTAATTCGCTTTTTCTCATATTATATTTTTTTTGTTTAAATCAACCATTTAATCACTTCCGCCAGAGCCTGCCTGTGGCAGACAAGGCGGATCCCCCGTAGGGGGACAATTAACTTAATCAACTCTCTTAAATTAACTCAACCTCTAAAACCCCACCAGCTGAATTTCCTCCTGTAATTGTATATTTTTTTTATCCCTGACCTGCTGTTTAATATAACTGATAAGCATAACTACTTCTTCG
This sequence is a window from Patescibacteria group bacterium. Protein-coding genes within it:
- a CDS encoding L,D-transpeptidase family protein, with amino-acid sequence MVILVLGVIFLCPKKVKAYGSIVPEVKIFENNLQTSSFFGFLKSFKGGVRLASGDVDADGSDEIIVGAGPGGGPNVQIFAGEGDKYKSFMAYDVRFRKGIKVASCDLTGDGVSEIITGPGAGGGPNVKVFDNRGRQLESFMAYAPSFRGGVNVACGDLTGDGVSEIITGPGPGGGAHVRIFSASGINLGKDFWPFDFNHRGGVSVASGNLTNDLKEEIVTAVYKNGRPIVEVYDQEKNKLAGFYAYDGSFQGGVNLTCGDIDSDGYDEIITAANSGGGPHVRGFNYDGSLANVNFFPYPRNFRGGVYLAAGDLNGDNDIELITGPGFLSGTTLSNSLKYVEIDISSQRLFLRENGMVIKNYIISSGKPSMDTPVGTYKVMNKSPNAYSSSYALYMPYWQQFTGIGHGLHGLPYWKLRSGGVIKEGENHLGIRVSHGCVRLSWEAAEYVYNFTEVGTPILIHN
- the secA gene encoding preprotein translocase subunit SecA; the encoded protein is MSLLSKIFGDPNKKVIEKLQPTVDKINELESQYKKYKNEDFAKKAKDIKNKIKKDKSRLEDYLPDVFAMVREVSRRKVNMRHFDVQLIGGIVMHQGKIAEMKTGEGKTLAANLALSLNALTGQGCHLVTVNDYLARRDCGWMGPVYQNLGLSCGCIIHDGAFIYDPDFEDKELGDERISHLKPVSRREAYQADITYGTNNEFGFDYLRDNMVPDIKYMVQRSLHYAIIDEVDSILIDEARTPLIISAPAEESADKYYKFAKLIPQLEEGPDYNVDEKMKAATLTEEGISKMENWLNMDNIYQAGGIEMVHHIEQALKAHALFKKDKDYVIKEGEIVIVDEFTGRLMPGRRFSEGLHQAIEAKEDVEIKNESQTLATISFQNYFRIYDKLSGMTGTAATEAEEFHKIYDLDVVVIPTNEPMVREDLNDSIYKTEKGKFKAILREIKRDYEVGQPVLVGTISIEKNELLGELLEREGIKYELLNAKNHEKEAQIIRQAGRKKAVTVATNMAGRGVDIVLGGQPFNKEKAQEIKELGGLKVIGTERHESRRIDNQLRGRSGRQGDPGSSQFFISLEDELMRIFGSDRMKNVMNRLGVPDDMPIENKMISRSIEKAQKKVESRNFDIRKHLVEYDDVMNKHRQVLYKKRKEFLTMKRDKLKDKMMLIVEDEIERVVYFHTAPEAKKEWDIEEVYEVVDTIFPIPIESRIKLEEIKSSNAGEKEKAEVRTRIVKYLMKLANKSFDQMSDQLDSPHDLFRIIKGIVLRTIDTLWIEHLSQMTHLRTGIGLRGYGQQDPLVEYKKESYKLFNRLLSNINAHIIYSLYKIPLAKNMSASPVAKSKQVLSAPSKHAKEKREKPTDNLSNRRRQNKNGKKIGRNDPCPCGSGKKYKKCCGR
- a CDS encoding ECF transporter S component is translated as MKENILEKPIIKISALKQALVIIIFISLTIAMPMIAHQYQLAGNIFLPMHFFVLAGGLIFGKKTGFIVGGLSPVIVFALSGRPSLALIPVMTLELAAYGFWAGYFREKELNSFTSIVLAMILGRVVLFLTAWVFLSGNPFIFLFSALNLGMVGIFLQLALIPFLIGLISNFRQN
- a CDS encoding FmdE family protein — protein: MRKSELEKIRKFHGHIGPYAVTGYIIGQLVKSHFGKIEKIVIYNPLKTPYSCLIDGLQLSSGCTVGCSSIILKKAGDLKIIIYLSNKKIVINLNQGFKKIAQAHFKKDMKKFARLIKPLINNNLKNI